A window of Helicobacter pylori genomic DNA:
CTTAGAAGCGAGCGCTTTAAAAGCCTTTGAATTGGGGGAAGAAAAATTCACCACCACCTTACTCACAAGCCCCAAAAAAGACCCTAACCAGCTCATCGCTAAAGGGCAGAGCATTGCGCAAAGGCACAATTTGGAATTTATCGTGTTTAAAAACGATAATTTTGAACATTTTAAAAGCGAGTTGGATTTAAACTTGCAAGCTTTAGCGAGAGAAAACGAGCTTTACAGGCAAAATTATTGCGGTTGTCAATTCGCTTTGAAAATCCAAAAAGAATCCCAAAACAGAAGCCCCTTTGAACTTTACTCGCCCCTAAAACGCCAGATTTTACCCGCAAGCATTGAAGAAAGAACGCAAGTTTTTAGGGAGCTAGAAACAGCTAAAAAAAATAATGACAAGCCTTTTTTAGCCCAAAAAACGATTGCAACTTACCGCTTATTGAATGGGGGCGTGTGGCTTTCTAAAAATTCAAACCCTTTGAATTGCTACATTCTAGCGCGCTCTAAAAGTAAGGCTAAAGTGAGAATCAATGATTTAAGATGGGTTTTTTCCCAACGCTTAAAAGTGGTGGTGGGCTATAGTCAAAGAGATGAAACCCTGTTTTTAACTTTAGAAAGCCTTAATACGCTCATGGAAAAACGCTACAATCATTTAAAAGATCTCAGCCTCAACCCCTTAAGTTA
This region includes:
- a CDS encoding epoxyqueuosine reductase QueH gives rise to the protein MLIHICCSVDNLYFLKKAKEAFAGEKIIGFFYNPNIHPYSEYLLRLEDVKRTCEMLEIELIEGDYELEKFLDKAKGKELLGEKSERCFECFDLRLEASALKAFELGEEKFTTTLLTSPKKDPNQLIAKGQSIAQRHNLEFIVFKNDNFEHFKSELDLNLQALARENELYRQNYCGCQFALKIQKESQNRSPFELYSPLKRQILPASIEERTQVFRELETAKKNNDKPFLAQKTIATYRLLNGGVWLSKNSNPLNCYILARSKSKAKVRINDLRWVFSQRLKVVVGYSQRDETLFLTLESLNTLMEKRYNHLKDLSLNPLSYEEELFLRALVSGSESLNPIIVLEECIEKTLFVEIKSVFQEEKVFYLL